Proteins from a genomic interval of Paraconexibacter algicola:
- a CDS encoding sedoheptulose 7-phosphate cyclase, giving the protein MSSSTPQATFTATDRAFHVEGYERIDFSLLYVDGVFSAENPELADTYRSFGRCLMVIDEKVLGLYRDQIDAYFAHHDIALTLVPVGIRETEKSLRTLERIVDAFGEFGLLRKEPVLVVGGGLTTDVAGLACATYRRGTNYIRIPTTLIGLVDASVAIKVAVNHGHYKNRLGAYHASQQVLLDFSFLATLPEDQIRNGMAELVKIAVVSHEPLFRMLEEHGEALLESHFGFVGGTPELREIGHRVTYDAIHAMLELEVPNLHELDLDRVIAYGHTWSPTLELAPQEPMFHGHAVTIDMAYSATVAQQLGHITVEDRDRVLALMSGLGLAIDSPYLTPDLIARGTESITQTRDGLLRAALPSPIGTTFFLNDVTHEELTRMLHVHRELCAALPREGDGVEMWTSAPAGEPR; this is encoded by the coding sequence ATGAGCAGCAGCACGCCGCAGGCGACCTTCACCGCGACCGACCGCGCCTTCCACGTCGAGGGCTACGAGCGGATCGACTTCAGCCTCCTCTACGTCGACGGGGTCTTCTCCGCCGAGAACCCCGAGCTGGCCGACACCTACCGGTCCTTCGGCCGCTGCCTGATGGTCATCGACGAGAAGGTCCTCGGGCTCTACCGCGACCAGATCGACGCGTACTTCGCCCACCACGACATCGCGCTGACGCTCGTCCCGGTCGGCATCCGCGAGACCGAGAAGTCGCTGCGGACGCTCGAGCGGATCGTCGACGCCTTCGGCGAGTTCGGGCTGCTGCGCAAGGAGCCGGTGCTCGTCGTCGGCGGCGGCCTCACGACCGACGTGGCCGGCCTGGCCTGCGCCACGTACCGGCGCGGCACGAACTACATCCGCATCCCCACGACGCTCATCGGCCTCGTCGACGCGAGCGTGGCGATCAAGGTCGCGGTCAACCACGGGCACTACAAGAACCGGCTCGGCGCCTACCACGCCTCGCAGCAGGTGCTGCTCGACTTCTCGTTCCTCGCGACGCTGCCGGAGGACCAGATCCGCAACGGCATGGCGGAGCTCGTCAAGATCGCCGTCGTCTCGCACGAGCCATTGTTCCGGATGCTCGAAGAGCACGGCGAGGCGCTGCTCGAGTCGCACTTCGGGTTCGTCGGCGGGACGCCGGAGCTGCGCGAGATCGGCCACCGCGTCACCTACGACGCGATCCACGCGATGCTCGAGCTCGAGGTCCCGAACCTCCACGAGCTCGACCTCGACCGCGTCATCGCCTACGGGCACACCTGGAGCCCGACGCTCGAGCTCGCGCCGCAGGAGCCGATGTTCCACGGCCACGCGGTGACGATCGACATGGCCTACTCGGCCACCGTCGCGCAGCAGCTCGGGCACATCACGGTCGAGGACCGCGACCGCGTGCTGGCGCTCATGAGCGGCCTCGGCCTCGCGATCGACAGCCCGTACCTGACGCCAGATCTCATCGCCCGCGGCACCGAGTCGATCACCCAGACCCGCGACGGTCTCCTGCGCGCCGCGCTCCCGAGCCCGATCGGCACGACGTTCTTCCTCAACGACGTCACCCACGAGGAGCTCACCCGCATGCTGCACGTGCACCGCGAGCTCTGCGCGGCGCTCCCGCGCGAGGGCGACGGCGTCGAGATGTGGACCTCGGCGCCCGCCGGCGAGCCACGGTAG
- a CDS encoding DUF1330 domain-containing protein, translating to MAPVYALNLFDLAPNDDYKAYSRRSVDAVGKHGGRVVALGRLSEDTASSGDVPPRQAMVLVEWPSAAAFEAFKADPDHEDLHPLREGGTEHYLWWAYDKLEDLRPLLNDR from the coding sequence ATGGCTCCCGTCTACGCCCTGAACCTCTTCGACCTCGCTCCCAACGACGACTACAAGGCGTACTCGCGGCGCTCCGTCGACGCGGTCGGCAAGCACGGCGGGCGGGTCGTCGCGCTGGGCCGGCTCTCCGAGGACACCGCCAGCAGTGGCGACGTGCCGCCCCGTCAGGCGATGGTGCTCGTGGAGTGGCCGAGCGCCGCGGCGTTCGAGGCGTTCAAGGCCGACCCCGACCACGAGGACCTGCACCCGCTGCGCGAGGGTGGGACCGAGCACTACCTCTGGTGGGCCTACGACAAGCTCGAGGACCTGCGCCCGCTGCTCAACGACCGCTGA
- a CDS encoding O-methyltransferase yields the protein MTGRTDAATAPRPVTPGGILAARLAEVCERVAASGGQDDALLAELRELRDLAAGLDPYVEAVTTPESPALAALARRTREHDWDALDGPLEQEMLSGHVEGQFLKTLVHATRARSILEVGLFTGYSALAMAEALPEDGRLVALELDSGVAALAQECFAASPAGARIEVRVGPAADGLADLVRAGERFDLVFVDADKGGYRAYLDALLDGDLLAENALVCVDNTLMQGEPWTRDGADASPNGAAIAAFNAAVAADPRVEQVLVPLRDGVTLIRRVA from the coding sequence ATGACCGGCCGGACCGACGCCGCGACCGCACCGCGCCCCGTCACGCCGGGCGGGATCCTCGCCGCCCGGCTCGCGGAGGTCTGCGAGCGGGTCGCGGCATCGGGCGGGCAGGACGACGCGCTGCTCGCCGAGCTGCGGGAGCTCCGCGACCTGGCCGCCGGCCTGGACCCGTACGTGGAGGCGGTGACCACCCCGGAGTCCCCCGCCCTCGCCGCGCTCGCCCGGCGCACCCGTGAGCACGACTGGGACGCCCTCGACGGCCCGCTGGAGCAGGAGATGCTCTCCGGGCACGTCGAGGGGCAGTTCCTCAAGACGCTCGTGCACGCGACCCGCGCCCGCTCGATCCTCGAGGTCGGGCTCTTCACCGGGTACTCGGCGCTCGCGATGGCCGAGGCGCTGCCGGAGGACGGGCGGCTCGTGGCGCTCGAGCTCGACTCGGGCGTCGCGGCGCTGGCCCAGGAGTGCTTCGCGGCCTCCCCCGCCGGCGCGCGGATCGAGGTCCGGGTCGGACCGGCCGCGGACGGCCTGGCGGACCTCGTCCGGGCCGGCGAGCGGTTCGACCTCGTGTTCGTCGACGCCGACAAGGGCGGCTACCGCGCCTACCTCGACGCGCTGCTCGACGGTGACCTGCTCGCCGAGAACGCACTGGTCTGCGTCGACAACACGCTCATGCAGGGCGAGCCGTGGACCCGCGATGGCGCGGACGCCTCGCCCAACGGCGCGGCGATCGCCGCGTTCAACGCCGCGGTCGCCGCCGATCCGCGCGTCGAGCAGGTGCTCGTGCCGCTGCGCGACGGCGTCACGCTGATCCGCCGGGTGGCGTGA
- a CDS encoding ATP-grasp enzyme has product MSGTLRTDARTAATLGLLTLALPLNAALTGAALARGAIRRARGVPAPPRATPAARPRTVLLSGGKMTKALQLARSFHAAGHRVVLVEAPKYRWSGHRFSAAVDVFRTVPPPEDPGYVDALVRIVREEGVDVYVPVCSPVSSLHDARARAALDGLCEVVHGDEETIAGLDDKASFTELAASLGLPVPEAHRITDPAQVLDVPAPQDGGHYVLKSIPYDPVHRLDLTPLPRPSRQETRAFVADLPISPEQPWVLQRFVDGQEYCTHTTVRDGRVRVHLCCESSAFQLNYEMVDVPEIDAWVRELVGRLRLTGQYSFDFLRSRTDGRVYAIECNPRTHSAITMLHDHPDVARAYLEDDDLPPVRPLPGSRPTYWLYWELWRLLSRPRTAPERLRTLWRGTDAIFDWDDPLPFLLVHHLQIPSLLLGNLRAHRPWVRIDFNIGKLVEPAGD; this is encoded by the coding sequence GTGAGCGGCACGCTGCGCACCGACGCGCGCACCGCGGCGACCCTCGGGCTGCTGACCCTCGCCCTGCCGCTGAACGCCGCGCTGACCGGCGCGGCGCTCGCCCGCGGCGCGATCCGCCGGGCCCGCGGCGTCCCCGCACCACCACGGGCGACACCGGCCGCCCGGCCGCGCACGGTGCTGCTCAGCGGCGGGAAGATGACGAAGGCGCTGCAGCTGGCCCGTTCCTTCCACGCCGCCGGGCACCGCGTCGTGCTGGTCGAGGCCCCGAAGTACCGCTGGAGCGGCCACCGCTTCTCCGCCGCGGTCGACGTCTTCCGCACCGTCCCGCCCCCGGAGGACCCCGGCTACGTCGACGCGCTCGTGCGGATCGTGCGCGAGGAGGGCGTCGACGTGTACGTGCCCGTCTGCAGCCCGGTGTCGAGCCTGCACGACGCGCGCGCCCGGGCCGCCCTGGACGGGCTCTGCGAGGTCGTCCACGGCGACGAGGAGACGATCGCCGGCCTCGACGACAAGGCGTCGTTCACCGAGCTCGCCGCGTCGCTCGGCCTGCCGGTCCCCGAGGCGCACCGCATCACCGATCCCGCGCAGGTCCTCGACGTGCCGGCCCCGCAGGACGGCGGCCACTACGTCCTGAAGAGCATCCCCTACGACCCGGTCCACCGGCTCGACCTGACGCCGCTGCCGCGCCCCAGCCGGCAGGAGACGCGCGCGTTCGTCGCCGACCTCCCGATCTCCCCGGAGCAGCCCTGGGTGCTGCAGCGGTTCGTCGACGGCCAGGAGTACTGCACCCACACGACCGTGCGGGACGGTCGCGTGCGCGTGCACCTGTGCTGCGAGTCCTCCGCCTTCCAGCTCAACTACGAGATGGTCGACGTGCCCGAGATCGACGCGTGGGTCCGCGAGCTCGTCGGGCGGCTGCGGCTCACCGGGCAGTACTCGTTCGACTTCCTGCGCTCGCGCACCGACGGTCGCGTGTACGCGATCGAGTGCAACCCGCGCACGCACTCGGCGATCACGATGCTGCACGACCACCCCGACGTGGCGCGCGCCTACCTGGAGGACGACGACCTGCCGCCGGTCCGGCCGCTGCCCGGCAGCCGCCCGACCTACTGGCTGTACTGGGAGCTGTGGCGGCTGCTGTCCCGGCCGCGGACAGCGCCCGAGCGCCTGCGCACCCTGTGGCGCGGCACCGACGCGATCTTCGACTGGGACGACCCGCTGCCGTTCCTGCTCGTGCACCACCTGCAGATCCCGTCGCTGCTGCTGGGAAACCTCCGCGCGCACCGGCCGTGGGTGCGGATCGACTTCAACATCGGCAAGCTCGTCGAGCCCGCCGGGGACTGA
- a CDS encoding HAD-IA family hydrolase — MPALLFGSISTVADTSEIQREAFNAAFREHGLDWHWDRDAYRELLASSGGEQRIADQARASGETVDAAAVHATKTARFQQLLAEAQLRPRAGVTETIRDAKASGFGVAFVTTTSAANVAAVLAAVQDDLPASWFDVVLDLSHVEHPKPDGDAYRHALRALGEPVEQCLAIEDNVGGVAAAADAGVRCAAFPNANTAGHDFTAATAVVDHLAFDDLRALLPA; from the coding sequence ATGCCGGCCCTGCTGTTCGGCTCCATCAGCACCGTCGCGGACACGTCCGAGATCCAGCGCGAGGCGTTCAACGCGGCCTTCCGCGAGCACGGCCTCGACTGGCACTGGGACCGCGACGCCTACCGCGAGCTGCTCGCCTCCAGCGGCGGTGAGCAGCGCATCGCCGACCAGGCCCGGGCCAGCGGCGAGACCGTCGACGCCGCCGCCGTCCACGCCACGAAGACCGCCCGCTTCCAGCAGCTGCTCGCCGAGGCGCAGCTGCGACCGCGGGCCGGCGTCACCGAGACCATCCGCGACGCCAAGGCCAGCGGCTTCGGCGTGGCGTTCGTGACCACCACGTCGGCCGCCAACGTCGCCGCCGTCCTCGCCGCCGTGCAGGACGACCTGCCCGCCTCCTGGTTCGACGTCGTCCTGGACCTCTCGCACGTCGAGCACCCCAAGCCCGACGGCGACGCCTACCGGCACGCGCTGCGCGCCCTCGGCGAGCCCGTCGAGCAGTGCCTCGCGATCGAGGACAACGTCGGCGGCGTCGCCGCCGCGGCCGACGCCGGCGTGCGCTGCGCCGCGTTCCCCAACGCCAACACGGCCGGACACGACTTCACCGCCGCGACCGCCGTCGTGGACCACCTCGCCTTCGACGACCTGCGGGCCCTCCTCCCCGCCTGA